The following coding sequences are from one Paenibacillus stellifer window:
- a CDS encoding TVP38/TMEM64 family protein, whose protein sequence is MSWVTEENLRDWLERYRSLGPFPGIGLTFLKSFVPPLPTIVIVGMNAAVYGLWLGFLYSWLGLVAGCLTAFLIIRRIASHHRLRKWAERPKVARGMEWVRRSGFSYVFLLSLFPVGPFVVINLAAGLAGMRLRPYLLALASGKAIMVLAVSYIGNDAGRFLRNPLELLAVVLLVLLSLWGVRSVEGYLSRIKSIKERG, encoded by the coding sequence ATGTCTTGGGTTACGGAAGAAAATTTGCGGGACTGGCTGGAGCGATACCGCTCCTTGGGTCCTTTTCCGGGGATCGGACTTACCTTCCTGAAGTCGTTCGTTCCGCCGCTGCCCACCATTGTAATCGTCGGGATGAACGCCGCCGTCTACGGGCTGTGGCTCGGCTTCCTGTATTCCTGGCTGGGTCTTGTGGCGGGCTGCCTGACCGCCTTCCTGATCATCCGGCGCATCGCCTCCCATCACCGTCTGCGGAAATGGGCGGAACGGCCGAAGGTGGCCCGGGGCATGGAATGGGTCCGGCGCAGCGGCTTCAGCTATGTATTCCTGCTCAGCCTGTTCCCGGTCGGGCCGTTTGTCGTCATCAATCTGGCTGCCGGACTCGCCGGCATGCGGCTGCGTCCCTATCTTCTGGCTCTCGCCTCCGGCAAAGCCATAATGGTTCTCGCTGTCTCCTATATCGGCAACGACGCGGGCCGGTTCCTCCGAAACCCGCTGGAGCTGCTGGCTGTCGTCCTGCTTGTGCTGCTGTCGCTGTGGGGCGTCCGGTCGGTGGAGGGGTATTTGTCACGGATCAAATCCATTAAAGAAAGAGGTTGA
- a CDS encoding MetQ/NlpA family ABC transporter substrate-binding protein yields MKRRGSLLLAAVMVLTGILAGCGSQNGNGESAAATAKSSPAAESSAAASPAAAKEVTLKVGASAVPHAEILEFIKPKLKEEGINLEVVVLDDDGQLNPALQEKQIDANYFQHVPYLDSIKGEKGYDFVVTTKVHVEPIGFYSKNLKFKDEIKDGAKIGIPNNPSNEYRALVLLQQQGLIKLKDGLTTYEATPKDIAENPHKLEFVEADAATLPRSLPDLDGAIINTNVVLEAGIDPKSALFREDANSPYANVVVVRKGDENREEIKKLDEALTSPDVKKFIEDKYGVAVVPAF; encoded by the coding sequence ATGAAGAGAAGAGGAAGCTTGTTGCTGGCCGCGGTCATGGTGTTGACGGGGATTTTGGCAGGCTGCGGATCGCAGAACGGAAACGGGGAATCGGCGGCAGCCACCGCGAAGTCCAGTCCGGCAGCGGAAAGCTCGGCAGCAGCCAGTCCGGCCGCAGCCAAGGAGGTAACGCTGAAGGTTGGGGCCTCGGCGGTGCCGCATGCCGAAATTCTGGAGTTCATCAAGCCGAAATTGAAGGAAGAGGGCATTAACCTCGAAGTGGTTGTACTGGATGATGACGGCCAGCTCAATCCGGCGCTGCAGGAGAAGCAAATCGACGCCAACTACTTCCAGCACGTTCCGTACCTGGATTCCATCAAGGGTGAGAAAGGCTATGATTTTGTCGTTACGACCAAGGTGCATGTGGAGCCGATCGGCTTCTACTCCAAAAATCTGAAATTCAAGGATGAGATAAAGGACGGCGCCAAGATCGGCATTCCGAACAACCCGTCCAATGAATACCGGGCGCTCGTACTGCTCCAGCAGCAGGGGCTGATCAAGCTGAAGGACGGCCTAACGACCTACGAGGCTACGCCGAAGGATATCGCCGAGAATCCGCATAAACTGGAGTTCGTTGAAGCGGATGCGGCTACGCTGCCCCGTTCACTGCCTGATCTCGACGGAGCGATCATCAATACCAATGTCGTCCTTGAAGCGGGTATCGATCCCAAGTCGGCGCTGTTCCGTGAAGACGCCAACTCGCCTTACGCGAATGTTGTAGTCGTCCGCAAGGGAGACGAGAACCGTGAGGAAATCAAGAAGCTTGACGAAGCGCTGACAAGTCCTGATGTCAAAAAATTTATCGAGGACAAATACGGCGTGGCTGTTGTTCCCGCATTTTAA
- a CDS encoding transglutaminase family protein produces MKYEIVHTNTFQYETKVDQSLNTIRLKPLTDEVQRLLVYRADITPASLTREYTDVWGNQVETFFIPEKHDSLEVKTTSVVSVQRSPFIHELRYSGRMREIFHTGLFRQHYLAYLNETDYTLLDKKQVKEAERVLGEMDNPVAYALEVMKYVYETFTYSGEATNVDTQARQSFDLKQGVCQDLAHVMIGILRAARIPARYVSGYLYVGEDSALKGDAATHAWVEVMVPGIGWIGLDPTNNVEALANHIRVGTGRDYADVSPLQGVYRGGGGTMEVSVSVKLLEQPGSL; encoded by the coding sequence ATGAAATATGAAATTGTGCATACCAATACCTTTCAGTACGAGACAAAGGTCGATCAGAGCCTGAACACGATCAGGCTGAAGCCTCTGACGGATGAGGTCCAGCGGCTGCTCGTCTACCGGGCGGACATTACGCCGGCCTCGCTAACCCGGGAATATACGGATGTCTGGGGCAACCAGGTGGAGACGTTCTTCATTCCGGAGAAGCATGATTCGCTGGAGGTGAAGACGACTTCGGTTGTCAGTGTGCAGCGGAGCCCTTTTATCCATGAGCTGCGGTATTCGGGGCGGATGCGGGAGATTTTTCATACGGGGCTGTTCCGGCAGCATTATCTGGCCTATCTGAATGAGACCGATTATACGCTTCTGGACAAAAAGCAGGTGAAGGAGGCGGAACGCGTCCTCGGCGAAATGGACAATCCGGTTGCCTATGCGCTGGAAGTGATGAAATACGTCTATGAGACCTTCACTTACAGCGGAGAAGCGACGAATGTGGACACGCAGGCCCGTCAGTCCTTCGACCTGAAGCAGGGCGTCTGCCAGGATCTGGCCCATGTGATGATCGGCATCCTTCGGGCGGCCCGCATTCCGGCCCGGTATGTCAGCGGCTATCTATATGTCGGCGAGGATTCCGCCCTGAAGGGCGATGCCGCGACCCATGCCTGGGTTGAAGTGATGGTGCCGGGCATCGGCTGGATCGGGCTGGACCCGACGAATAATGTGGAGGCGCTCGCCAATCATATTCGCGTCGGAACGGGACGGGATTACGCCGATGTCAGCCCCCTTCAGGGGGTGTACCGGGGTGGCGGCGGCACAATGGAAGTATCCGTGTCGGTGAAGCTTCTGGAGCAGCCGGGCAGTCTATAG
- a CDS encoding methionine ABC transporter ATP-binding protein, with protein MITVTNLNKSYRTRGGVVPALQDINLQIEKGEIFGIIGFSGAGKSTLIRCLNRLEEPDSGTIAINGKPITGLKERELRLARRKIGMIFQQFNLFDSKTVFANVAFPLKTAGYSKAEIERRVGEILDLVELGEKAGSYPSELSGGQKQRVGIARALAGEPDVLLSDEATSALDPQTTFSILELLGDINRRLGLTIVLITHEMDVLRHICGRAAVIEGGRIVENVPVDQLFSHPQSDTAQRFAGIFNFYKNGYREEPGRKEREAVLR; from the coding sequence ATGATTACCGTCACCAACCTGAACAAGAGCTATCGGACCCGGGGAGGCGTGGTTCCCGCGCTTCAGGATATCAATCTGCAGATCGAAAAAGGAGAGATCTTCGGCATCATTGGATTCAGCGGCGCCGGCAAGTCCACGCTGATCCGCTGTCTCAACCGGTTGGAGGAGCCCGATTCCGGCACCATTGCGATCAACGGGAAGCCAATCACCGGACTCAAGGAGCGTGAGCTGCGGCTCGCCCGCCGCAAGATCGGCATGATATTTCAGCAGTTTAATTTGTTTGATTCCAAAACGGTCTTTGCGAACGTCGCCTTCCCGCTGAAGACGGCGGGCTATTCGAAGGCCGAGATCGAACGCCGTGTCGGAGAAATTCTCGATCTGGTCGAGCTGGGTGAAAAGGCCGGCAGCTATCCGTCGGAACTGAGCGGCGGCCAGAAGCAGAGAGTCGGCATCGCCAGGGCGCTGGCGGGAGAGCCGGACGTTCTGCTGTCGGATGAGGCGACCTCGGCGCTTGATCCGCAGACCACCTTCTCCATTTTGGAGCTGCTTGGCGACATTAACCGGAGGCTTGGCCTTACCATTGTGCTGATTACCCACGAAATGGATGTGCTGCGGCATATTTGCGGCAGAGCGGCCGTCATTGAAGGGGGGCGGATCGTGGAGAATGTCCCTGTCGACCAATTGTTCTCTCATCCGCAGAGCGATACGGCCCAGCGGTTCGCCGGAATCTTCAATTTCTACAAGAACGGCTACCGCGAAGAGCCAGGGCGGAAGGAAAGAGAGGCGGTGCTGCGATGA
- a CDS encoding methionine ABC transporter permease, which yields MRDDVPGLLWEGLRQTLYMTAWSSVFALLLGTLLGITLVVTEKGGILAAPAVNRIIATAINGVRSVPFIILIVLLLPLSRLIVGTTLGPTAAIVSLSIGAAPFLGRIIENALREVENGKIEAAKSVGAGPFTIIGRVLIPEALPALIRGMTIAVISITEFTAVAGAIGAGGLGSLAIRFGYQRFRTDILLGTVLLIILIVQIVQWSGDFIARSIDRKRCKSG from the coding sequence ATGAGAGATGATGTACCCGGCCTGTTGTGGGAGGGCCTTCGGCAGACGCTGTATATGACCGCATGGTCGTCGGTATTCGCGCTGCTGCTGGGCACTCTGCTCGGCATTACGCTGGTGGTTACGGAAAAAGGAGGAATTCTTGCCGCGCCCGCAGTCAATCGTATCATCGCTACCGCGATCAACGGGGTCCGTTCGGTCCCGTTCATCATTTTGATTGTGCTGCTGCTGCCGTTGTCACGGCTGATTGTAGGCACTACGCTCGGCCCGACAGCGGCGATTGTCTCCCTGTCGATCGGCGCGGCGCCTTTTCTCGGCCGCATCATCGAGAACGCGCTGCGCGAGGTGGAGAACGGAAAGATTGAGGCAGCCAAATCGGTCGGCGCCGGCCCGTTCACCATTATCGGCCGGGTACTGATCCCGGAGGCGCTGCCCGCCCTCATCCGGGGCATGACCATCGCCGTAATCTCCATCACCGAATTCACGGCGGTCGCAGGCGCGATCGGCGCGGGAGGGCTGGGCAGTCTGGCGATCCGCTTCGGGTACCAACGGTTTCGAACCGATATTTTGCTCGGAACAGTTCTGCTTATCATTTTGATTGTTCAAATCGTGCAGTGGTCCGGGGATTTTATCGCCCGTTCCATTGACCGGAAACGCTGCAAGAGCGGTTGA
- a CDS encoding aminotransferase class V-fold PLP-dependent enzyme produces MLISTPVPALEAEERLEAHFRPYRERTVGLGHPITTPYGRKNLLYADWTASGRLYEPIERIMLERFGPLVGNPHTEANATGMTMTRAYEEAGAIIKRHVGAGPRDVLLSCGNGTTGAVNKLQRLLGLRLPEWLSPAVLAPEERPVIFVTHMEHHSNLLPWQETIGEVVVLPPGEGGAPDPRELDAALQAYRGRRLKIGSFSACSNVTGIETPYRKLAAVMHRHGGLCFVDFAASAPYTEIDMHPEASEEKLDAIFFSPHKFLGGPGTSGILVFDTGLYRSLRPDEPGGGTVSWVSPWYGPRYFAGIEAREDGGTPGFLQRIKAALCLRLKEEMRQDKIGAYERILGGRLLAGLRSIPDITVLEGEATNRIGIVSFTVREMHYNLVVRLLNDVFGIQARGGCSCAGPYGHYLLSIDRKASLEMESAIRTGDQSLRPGWVRVSVHPVMTLKEVDYIVEALRTLIGRKAEWQAAYRYNRKTNCWIHHSRGDAETISAAEAETAAMFEL; encoded by the coding sequence GTGCTTATTTCTACCCCCGTACCGGCCTTGGAAGCGGAGGAACGGCTCGAGGCGCATTTTCGCCCATACCGCGAACGCACGGTCGGACTGGGGCACCCCATTACGACCCCATACGGCAGAAAAAACCTGCTATACGCCGACTGGACCGCCAGCGGCCGTCTGTATGAGCCGATCGAGCGGATCATGCTGGAGCGGTTCGGTCCCCTCGTCGGTAATCCGCACACGGAAGCGAACGCAACGGGCATGACGATGACCCGGGCCTATGAGGAGGCCGGTGCGATCATCAAGCGCCATGTGGGCGCGGGTCCGCGCGACGTGCTGCTGTCATGCGGCAACGGCACGACGGGAGCGGTCAACAAGCTCCAGCGTCTGCTCGGGCTCAGGCTGCCCGAGTGGCTGAGCCCGGCCGTTCTGGCGCCGGAAGAGCGGCCGGTTATCTTCGTCACCCATATGGAGCATCATTCCAATCTGCTGCCCTGGCAGGAGACAATCGGCGAAGTGGTCGTCCTGCCTCCCGGCGAAGGCGGCGCCCCGGACCCCCGGGAGCTGGACGCCGCACTGCAGGCTTACCGGGGACGGCGGCTCAAGATCGGCTCCTTCTCCGCATGCTCGAACGTGACCGGCATCGAGACGCCGTACCGGAAGCTGGCCGCCGTCATGCACCGCCACGGCGGACTATGCTTCGTCGATTTCGCGGCGAGCGCGCCGTATACGGAAATCGACATGCACCCCGAAGCGTCCGAGGAGAAGCTGGACGCCATCTTCTTCTCGCCGCACAAGTTCCTGGGCGGCCCGGGCACGAGCGGCATCCTCGTATTCGATACCGGCCTGTACCGAAGCCTCCGCCCCGACGAGCCCGGCGGAGGCACGGTGTCCTGGGTAAGCCCGTGGTACGGCCCCCGCTATTTCGCCGGAATCGAGGCGAGAGAGGACGGCGGCACGCCGGGCTTCCTGCAGCGGATCAAGGCCGCGCTCTGCCTGCGGCTGAAGGAAGAGATGCGCCAAGACAAGATCGGTGCATACGAGCGCATCCTCGGCGGGCGCCTGCTCGCCGGTCTGCGCAGCATCCCGGACATTACCGTCCTGGAGGGCGAGGCCACCAATCGGATCGGCATCGTCTCCTTCACCGTCCGGGAGATGCACTATAATCTCGTCGTCCGCCTGCTGAACGACGTCTTCGGCATCCAGGCCCGGGGAGGCTGCTCCTGTGCCGGCCCCTACGGCCATTACCTGCTGTCGATCGACCGGAAGGCCTCTCTTGAGATGGAGAGCGCCATCCGCACCGGCGACCAGTCGCTGCGGCCGGGCTGGGTTCGGGTGTCCGTGCACCCCGTCATGACCTTGAAGGAGGTCGACTATATCGTTGAAGCCCTCCGGACGCTGATCGGCCGGAAGGCGGAATGGCAGGCCGCGTACCGGTATAACCGGAAGACGAACTGCTGGATTCATCATTCCCGGGGAGATGCGGAGACGATATCCGCAGCGGAAGCGGAGACAGCGGCGATGTTCGAGCTGTAG
- a CDS encoding bifunctional diguanylate cyclase/phosphodiesterase: MFIALLQILLFYYYSLSVKQEIRTIRADLLSQASMLTSNIEERVSIVSGISSFIQTVGFDAEPAVIDSYLSTAYRSTNHLMNIVVAPGGIIKYLYPLTGNTAVYNKNLLLDPELASPGLIQETIRSRAITIDGPRTLAQGDYGLVIRQALFQGNTFLGIVSATLRVDDIISHFMTGGAQVYVTRDDNTYLFGARPESGGTLISLPVHLYNQDWVLHTSLTPGNKGRMLLSVFLIDLAFLSVIISILYSLSRQKKFSRELEHTVTMRTQDLRISERLYEKLAHYDSLTEIPNRRFFMEEFDRLLQTAEPGQTFTLLFFDLNRFKEINDTLGHSAGDKVIRVLARRIHDARLPCRLFARTGGDEFVMLFEDLPRDRIPEIAERLADLAAEPLEISGTYLALSTSIGISLYPEHSTKKEDLLKYADMAMYQAKSQDGQGYFVFNEQLHEKLQKKTMISKYLLTALRKHEFVLHYQPQVHAATGRLTGMESLIRWNHPEKGLLPPGAFIAAVEEAGLMTQLTDWVIREVCRQLADWKQEGLDIPRISINISNSWFYNRNLLPGLMSILEEYELPPEVLEFEITESTALLEEHYPLLQEMRDRGIIVSVDDFGTKYSSLNYLKHFPVSKIKIDRTFITGIGISPIDETIIKSIVFVASQLGYDLVAEGVENTEQAAFLMSLGCMNVQGYLFYRPLPADEIRELLMRHTDGRAGRIGSL, from the coding sequence GTGTTTATCGCCTTGCTTCAAATTCTGCTATTTTACTACTACTCCCTGTCAGTCAAACAGGAAATACGGACCATCAGGGCCGATTTGTTATCCCAGGCCTCTATGCTGACCTCAAACATCGAGGAACGGGTGTCCATCGTCAGCGGCATCAGCTCCTTTATTCAGACCGTTGGCTTCGACGCGGAGCCTGCTGTCATCGACAGCTATTTGTCCACCGCATACCGAAGCACCAATCACCTGATGAATATCGTCGTCGCTCCCGGCGGCATTATCAAATATCTGTATCCTCTCACCGGAAATACAGCTGTGTATAACAAAAACCTGCTGCTCGATCCCGAACTGGCCTCGCCCGGTCTGATCCAGGAGACCATCCGCTCGCGCGCCATCACCATCGACGGTCCCCGCACCCTTGCCCAGGGCGATTACGGTCTCGTTATCCGGCAGGCGCTGTTCCAAGGCAACACCTTTCTCGGCATCGTATCCGCAACGCTGCGGGTAGACGATATTATCAGCCATTTCATGACCGGCGGCGCCCAGGTGTATGTCACCCGGGACGACAATACGTATTTGTTCGGCGCCCGGCCGGAGAGCGGGGGAACCCTCATCAGTCTTCCGGTTCATCTCTACAACCAGGACTGGGTGCTCCACACCAGCTTGACTCCGGGAAATAAAGGCAGGATGCTTCTCAGCGTATTCCTTATCGATCTCGCCTTTCTGTCCGTTATCATTTCCATCCTGTACTCACTCAGCCGGCAAAAAAAATTCAGCCGGGAGCTTGAGCATACCGTCACTATGCGGACACAGGATTTGCGAATCTCCGAACGGCTCTATGAGAAGCTGGCCCACTATGACAGCCTGACGGAAATTCCGAACCGCAGGTTCTTTATGGAGGAGTTCGACCGGCTGCTCCAGACGGCCGAGCCCGGTCAGACCTTCACCCTGCTCTTCTTCGATCTCAACCGGTTCAAAGAGATTAACGATACGCTTGGCCACTCCGCCGGAGACAAGGTGATCCGGGTTCTGGCCAGAAGGATTCACGACGCCCGGCTCCCCTGCCGGCTGTTCGCCCGCACAGGCGGGGACGAATTCGTCATGCTCTTCGAGGATCTTCCCCGGGATCGCATCCCTGAAATAGCCGAGCGGCTGGCTGACCTCGCGGCGGAGCCGCTGGAGATCTCGGGAACGTATCTGGCCCTCTCCACAAGCATCGGCATTTCCCTGTATCCCGAGCATTCCACCAAGAAAGAAGATCTGCTGAAATACGCCGATATGGCGATGTACCAGGCGAAGTCCCAGGACGGGCAGGGCTACTTCGTGTTCAATGAGCAGCTTCACGAGAAGCTTCAGAAGAAGACGATGATCAGCAAGTACCTGCTTACCGCTCTGAGAAAGCATGAATTTGTCCTTCACTACCAGCCGCAGGTTCATGCCGCCACAGGCAGGCTGACCGGCATGGAGTCGCTGATCCGCTGGAATCATCCGGAGAAGGGGCTGCTTCCTCCCGGAGCCTTCATTGCGGCTGTCGAGGAAGCCGGGCTGATGACGCAGCTGACCGATTGGGTCATCCGCGAAGTCTGCCGGCAGCTGGCCGACTGGAAGCAGGAAGGACTAGACATCCCGCGCATCTCCATCAACATCTCGAACAGCTGGTTCTACAACCGCAATCTGCTCCCGGGGCTGATGTCCATCCTGGAGGAATACGAACTTCCGCCCGAAGTGCTGGAATTCGAAATCACGGAGAGCACCGCTCTCCTGGAAGAGCACTATCCGCTTCTTCAGGAAATGCGGGACCGCGGCATTATCGTGTCGGTCGACGATTTCGGGACCAAATACTCGTCCCTCAATTACTTGAAGCATTTTCCCGTGAGCAAAATCAAAATCGACCGCACCTTCATCACCGGAATCGGCATAAGCCCCATCGACGAGACGATCATCAAGTCGATCGTATTCGTCGCCTCCCAGCTCGGCTACGACCTCGTCGCCGAAGGGGTGGAGAACACAGAGCAGGCGGCTTTCCTGATGTCGCTCGGCTGCATGAATGTGCAGGGCTACCTGTTCTACCGTCCGCTTCCGGCCGACGAAATCCGGGAGCTGCTCATGCGGCATACGGATGGACGAGCCGGCCGGATCGGCTCGCTATAG
- a CDS encoding aldo/keto reductase has product MKYRKLGSTELNVSVIGVGTWQFGGEWGKDFTQDEVDAMFDKAAELGINLIDTAECYGDHLSEKLIGGYLSRRKREDWIVATKFGHHFDGHLQREQLWSASDVLKQLDDSLRALQTEYVDLYQFHSGTDAQFDNDGLWTMLDKQKQAGKIRHLGVSISTANDGVHQTSAAPGIGAEAIQVVYNRLDRAPEERLFPLADEHRLGVLARVPLASGYLSGKYKAGATFAEGDVRANHDAKKREEQLRLVAEIAANEVPHGLNMAQWALGWCLQHPAVTSVIPGCKDVNQVISNAQAADLDMVTGV; this is encoded by the coding sequence ATGAAATACCGCAAGCTCGGCAGTACGGAATTGAATGTCTCGGTAATCGGAGTCGGCACCTGGCAGTTCGGCGGCGAATGGGGCAAGGATTTCACGCAGGATGAAGTGGACGCCATGTTCGACAAGGCGGCTGAGCTCGGCATCAACCTTATCGATACGGCGGAATGCTACGGCGACCATCTGTCCGAGAAGCTGATCGGCGGCTACTTGAGCCGGCGCAAGCGGGAAGACTGGATTGTTGCCACGAAGTTCGGTCATCACTTTGACGGACATCTTCAGCGGGAGCAGCTGTGGAGCGCCAGCGATGTTCTGAAGCAGCTCGACGATTCGCTGCGCGCGCTGCAGACAGAGTATGTCGATCTGTACCAGTTCCACTCCGGAACGGACGCCCAGTTCGATAACGACGGGCTATGGACAATGCTGGACAAGCAGAAGCAGGCCGGCAAAATCCGCCATCTCGGCGTCTCCATCAGCACCGCGAACGACGGCGTACATCAGACAAGCGCGGCTCCGGGGATCGGCGCCGAAGCGATCCAGGTCGTCTATAATCGGCTGGACCGGGCGCCGGAGGAGAGACTGTTCCCGCTCGCGGATGAGCATCGCCTCGGCGTGCTTGCCCGCGTACCGCTCGCGAGCGGCTACCTGAGCGGCAAGTACAAGGCCGGCGCGACGTTCGCCGAAGGCGACGTGCGGGCGAACCATGACGCGAAGAAGCGGGAGGAGCAGCTTCGTCTCGTCGCCGAGATTGCGGCTAACGAAGTGCCGCATGGATTGAACATGGCGCAGTGGGCGCTCGGCTGGTGCCTGCAGCATCCGGCGGTGACCAGCGTCATTCCAGGCTGCAAGGATGTGAACCAGGTGATCTCGAACGCGCAGGCGGCCGACCTCGATATGGTAACCGGGGTGTAA
- a CDS encoding DsrE/DsrF/DrsH-like family protein, translated as MSRKMNLLMFSGEYDKAMAGLILANSARDIEVEVTMFFAFWGLFLIRDPEKMTLEDKSIYKKLMDVITPKGPEQLPLSRMNFSGLGKWMLEEMIEDQDAPKLIHFLKGARKKNIKFYACKLSVEIMGFKPEELLPEVEIIDAAAYLKDALDSDMQLFI; from the coding sequence ATGAGCCGGAAAATGAACCTGCTGATGTTCAGCGGTGAATACGACAAGGCGATGGCCGGGCTGATCCTGGCCAACAGCGCTCGGGATATCGAGGTGGAGGTGACGATGTTCTTCGCGTTCTGGGGTCTGTTTCTGATCCGGGACCCCGAAAAAATGACGCTGGAGGACAAAAGCATCTACAAAAAGCTGATGGATGTCATAACGCCGAAGGGACCGGAGCAGCTGCCGCTCTCCCGCATGAACTTCAGCGGTCTCGGCAAATGGATGCTGGAGGAGATGATCGAGGATCAGGATGCGCCGAAGCTTATTCATTTTCTGAAGGGGGCGCGCAAGAAGAACATCAAGTTCTACGCCTGCAAGCTGTCCGTGGAAATCATGGGCTTCAAGCCGGAGGAACTGCTGCCGGAAGTGGAAATCATCGACGCCGCGGCTTATTTGAAGGACGCGCTGGACAGCGACATGCAGTTGTTCATCTAA
- a CDS encoding GNAT family N-acetyltransferase, whose protein sequence is MSESEKIELKIIEPEIVMPVLIESARLILRRTEERDLAFVAEAESSPENKPFIGQWSLDEHHEALTDPDLLHLIVQEPGGERIGYVIVTGLRDPNLSVCIKRIAIEAKGKGYGSEMLRSLRDWLFQNTGVHRLWLDVKTHNARAQHVYERAGFRAEGILRECIKVQDTFESLQIMSILREEYERLL, encoded by the coding sequence ATGTCTGAATCGGAAAAGATTGAACTTAAGATAATCGAGCCTGAGATAGTCATGCCTGTGTTGATCGAATCGGCCAGGCTAATCCTGCGGAGAACGGAAGAGCGCGACCTGGCTTTTGTCGCAGAGGCGGAGAGCAGCCCGGAGAACAAGCCGTTTATCGGGCAGTGGAGCCTGGATGAGCACCACGAAGCGCTGACAGATCCCGATCTGCTGCACCTGATTGTCCAGGAACCCGGCGGCGAACGCATCGGCTATGTGATCGTGACCGGCCTCCGGGACCCCAATCTGTCCGTATGCATCAAGCGGATTGCGATAGAAGCGAAGGGCAAGGGCTACGGCTCCGAGATGCTGCGGAGTCTTCGCGACTGGCTCTTCCAGAATACGGGCGTACACCGGCTGTGGCTGGATGTGAAGACCCATAACGCGAGAGCGCAGCATGTGTATGAGCGCGCCGGATTCCGGGCGGAAGGCATCCTCCGGGAATGCATCAAGGTTCAGGATACCTTCGAGTCGCTTCAAATCATGTCGATCCTGAGAGAAGAATACGAGCGGCTGCTATAG